Proteins from a genomic interval of Arvicola amphibius chromosome 17, mArvAmp1.2, whole genome shotgun sequence:
- the Dtx3 gene encoding probable E3 ubiquitin-protein ligase DTX3 isoform X2 encodes MSFVLSRMAACGGTCKNKVTVSKPVWDFLSKETPARLARLREEHRVSILIDGETSDIYVLQLSPQGPPPAPPNGLYLARKALKGLLKEAEKELKKAQRQGELMGCLALGGGGEHPELHRPGPPPLRAAPLLPPGARGLPPPPPPLPPPLPPRLREEAEEQESTCPICLGEIQNAKTLEKCRHSFCEGCITRALQVKKACPMCGRFYGQLVGNQPQNGRMLVSKDATLLLPSYEKYGTIVIQYVFPPGVQGAEHPNPGVRYPGTTRVAYLPDCPEGNKVLTLFRKAFDQRLTFTIGTSMTTGRPNVITWNDIHHKTSCTGGPQLCDSSSFPSPCLLPFFPFLLWGVLYPLFWESPNRRRPPTTSSFWS; translated from the exons A TGTCGTTCGTCCTGTCCAGAATGGCAGCCTGTGGAGGCACCTGCAAGAACAAAGTGACTGTCTCCAAGCCTGTGTGGGACTTCCTGAGCAAGGAGACCCCAGCCCGGCTGGCCCGGCTTCGGGAGGAGCACCGAGTGTCCATCCTCATAGATGGCGAGACTTCTGACATCTACGTGCTCCAGCTTTCCCCACAGGgtcctcccccagcccctcccaATGGGCTCTACCTGGCCCGGAAGGCTCTCAAGGGGCTACTGAAAGAGGCCGAGAAAGAGCTGAAGAAAgctcagaggcagggggagctcaTGGGCTGCCTGGCTTTGGGGGGTGGTGGGGAGCACCCTGAGCTGCACCGCCCAGGTCCACCTCCTCTCCGAGCAGCCCCACTCCTGCCCCCAGGAGCAAGAGggcttccccctcctcctcctcccctgccccctccacttcctcctcgtCTTCGGGAGGAGGCTGAAGAACAGGAAAGCACCTGCCCCATCTGTCTGGGGGAGATCCAGAATGCCAAGACATTGGAGAAGTGCCGGCACTCTTTCTGTGAGGGCTGCATCACGCGGGCCCTGCAGGTGAAAAAAGCCTGCCCCATGTGTGGCCGATTCTATGGGCAGCTGGTGGGCAACCAGCCCCAGAATGGGAGGATGCTGGTCTCCAAGGATGCTACCCTCCTGCTACCCAGCTATGAGAAGTACGGTACCATTGTCATCCAGTATGTCTTCCCGCCCGGTGTCCAGGGG gCTGAACACCCGAACCCAGGAGTTCGGTACCCTGGTACCACACGGGTGGCCTACCTCCCGGACTGCCCCGAGGGCAACAAGGTGCTGACCCTGTTCCGGAAGGCGTTTGACCAGCGTCTCACCTTCACTATCGGCACATCCATGACTACAGGGAGACCCAATGTCATCACTTGGAACGACATCCACCACAAGACCAGCTGCACAGGGGGACCCCAGCTGTGCGACTCctcctcatttccctccccctgcctcctccccttctttccatTTCTACTTTGGGGAGTTCTCTATCCCCTCTTCTGGGAGTCTCCTAACCGGAGAAGACCACCCACCACTTCCTCATTCTGGTCCTGA
- the Dtx3 gene encoding probable E3 ubiquitin-protein ligase DTX3 isoform X4 has product MSFVLSRMAACGGTCKNKVTVSKPVWDFLSKETPARLARLREEHRVSILIDGETSDIYVLQLSPQGPPPAPPNGLYLARKALKGLLKEAEKELKKAQRQGELMGCLALGGGGEHPELHRPGPPPLRAAPLLPPGARGLPPPPPPLPPPLPPRLREEAEEQESTCPICLGEIQNAKTLEKCRHSFCEGCITRALQVKKACPMCGRFYGQLVGNQPQNGRMLVSKDATLLLPSYEKYGTIVIQYVFPPGVQGAEHPNPGVRYPGTTRVAYLPDCPEGNKVLTLFRKAFDQRLTFTIGTSMTTGRPNVITWNDIHHKTSCTGGPQLFGYPDPTYLTRVQEELRAKGITDD; this is encoded by the exons A TGTCGTTCGTCCTGTCCAGAATGGCAGCCTGTGGAGGCACCTGCAAGAACAAAGTGACTGTCTCCAAGCCTGTGTGGGACTTCCTGAGCAAGGAGACCCCAGCCCGGCTGGCCCGGCTTCGGGAGGAGCACCGAGTGTCCATCCTCATAGATGGCGAGACTTCTGACATCTACGTGCTCCAGCTTTCCCCACAGGgtcctcccccagcccctcccaATGGGCTCTACCTGGCCCGGAAGGCTCTCAAGGGGCTACTGAAAGAGGCCGAGAAAGAGCTGAAGAAAgctcagaggcagggggagctcaTGGGCTGCCTGGCTTTGGGGGGTGGTGGGGAGCACCCTGAGCTGCACCGCCCAGGTCCACCTCCTCTCCGAGCAGCCCCACTCCTGCCCCCAGGAGCAAGAGggcttccccctcctcctcctcccctgccccctccacttcctcctcgtCTTCGGGAGGAGGCTGAAGAACAGGAAAGCACCTGCCCCATCTGTCTGGGGGAGATCCAGAATGCCAAGACATTGGAGAAGTGCCGGCACTCTTTCTGTGAGGGCTGCATCACGCGGGCCCTGCAGGTGAAAAAAGCCTGCCCCATGTGTGGCCGATTCTATGGGCAGCTGGTGGGCAACCAGCCCCAGAATGGGAGGATGCTGGTCTCCAAGGATGCTACCCTCCTGCTACCCAGCTATGAGAAGTACGGTACCATTGTCATCCAGTATGTCTTCCCGCCCGGTGTCCAGGGG gCTGAACACCCGAACCCAGGAGTTCGGTACCCTGGTACCACACGGGTGGCCTACCTCCCGGACTGCCCCGAGGGCAACAAGGTGCTGACCCTGTTCCGGAAGGCGTTTGACCAGCGTCTCACCTTCACTATCGGCACATCCATGACTACAGGGAGACCCAATGTCATCACTTGGAACGACATCCACCACAAGACCAGCTGCACAGGGGGACCCCAGCT GTTTGGGTATCCGGACCCCACCTACCTGACCAGGGTGCAAGAGGAACTGAGAGCCAAGGGTATCACAGATGACTGA
- the Dtx3 gene encoding probable E3 ubiquitin-protein ligase DTX3 isoform X1, which translates to MLILSSSGSKMAACGGTCKNKVTVSKPVWDFLSKETPARLARLREEHRVSILIDGETSDIYVLQLSPQGPPPAPPNGLYLARKALKGLLKEAEKELKKAQRQGELMGCLALGGGGEHPELHRPGPPPLRAAPLLPPGARGLPPPPPPLPPPLPPRLREEAEEQESTCPICLGEIQNAKTLEKCRHSFCEGCITRALQVKKACPMCGRFYGQLVGNQPQNGRMLVSKDATLLLPSYEKYGTIVIQYVFPPGVQGAEHPNPGVRYPGTTRVAYLPDCPEGNKVLTLFRKAFDQRLTFTIGTSMTTGRPNVITWNDIHHKTSCTGGPQLCDSSSFPSPCLLPFFPFLLWGVLYPLFWESPNRRRPPTTSSFWS; encoded by the exons ATGCTAATTCTAAGCTCTTCCGGATCAAA AATGGCAGCCTGTGGAGGCACCTGCAAGAACAAAGTGACTGTCTCCAAGCCTGTGTGGGACTTCCTGAGCAAGGAGACCCCAGCCCGGCTGGCCCGGCTTCGGGAGGAGCACCGAGTGTCCATCCTCATAGATGGCGAGACTTCTGACATCTACGTGCTCCAGCTTTCCCCACAGGgtcctcccccagcccctcccaATGGGCTCTACCTGGCCCGGAAGGCTCTCAAGGGGCTACTGAAAGAGGCCGAGAAAGAGCTGAAGAAAgctcagaggcagggggagctcaTGGGCTGCCTGGCTTTGGGGGGTGGTGGGGAGCACCCTGAGCTGCACCGCCCAGGTCCACCTCCTCTCCGAGCAGCCCCACTCCTGCCCCCAGGAGCAAGAGggcttccccctcctcctcctcccctgccccctccacttcctcctcgtCTTCGGGAGGAGGCTGAAGAACAGGAAAGCACCTGCCCCATCTGTCTGGGGGAGATCCAGAATGCCAAGACATTGGAGAAGTGCCGGCACTCTTTCTGTGAGGGCTGCATCACGCGGGCCCTGCAGGTGAAAAAAGCCTGCCCCATGTGTGGCCGATTCTATGGGCAGCTGGTGGGCAACCAGCCCCAGAATGGGAGGATGCTGGTCTCCAAGGATGCTACCCTCCTGCTACCCAGCTATGAGAAGTACGGTACCATTGTCATCCAGTATGTCTTCCCGCCCGGTGTCCAGGGG gCTGAACACCCGAACCCAGGAGTTCGGTACCCTGGTACCACACGGGTGGCCTACCTCCCGGACTGCCCCGAGGGCAACAAGGTGCTGACCCTGTTCCGGAAGGCGTTTGACCAGCGTCTCACCTTCACTATCGGCACATCCATGACTACAGGGAGACCCAATGTCATCACTTGGAACGACATCCACCACAAGACCAGCTGCACAGGGGGACCCCAGCTGTGCGACTCctcctcatttccctccccctgcctcctccccttctttccatTTCTACTTTGGGGAGTTCTCTATCCCCTCTTCTGGGAGTCTCCTAACCGGAGAAGACCACCCACCACTTCCTCATTCTGGTCCTGA
- the Dtx3 gene encoding probable E3 ubiquitin-protein ligase DTX3 isoform X3, whose translation MLILSSSGSKMAACGGTCKNKVTVSKPVWDFLSKETPARLARLREEHRVSILIDGETSDIYVLQLSPQGPPPAPPNGLYLARKALKGLLKEAEKELKKAQRQGELMGCLALGGGGEHPELHRPGPPPLRAAPLLPPGARGLPPPPPPLPPPLPPRLREEAEEQESTCPICLGEIQNAKTLEKCRHSFCEGCITRALQVKKACPMCGRFYGQLVGNQPQNGRMLVSKDATLLLPSYEKYGTIVIQYVFPPGVQGAEHPNPGVRYPGTTRVAYLPDCPEGNKVLTLFRKAFDQRLTFTIGTSMTTGRPNVITWNDIHHKTSCTGGPQLFGYPDPTYLTRVQEELRAKGITDD comes from the exons ATGCTAATTCTAAGCTCTTCCGGATCAAA AATGGCAGCCTGTGGAGGCACCTGCAAGAACAAAGTGACTGTCTCCAAGCCTGTGTGGGACTTCCTGAGCAAGGAGACCCCAGCCCGGCTGGCCCGGCTTCGGGAGGAGCACCGAGTGTCCATCCTCATAGATGGCGAGACTTCTGACATCTACGTGCTCCAGCTTTCCCCACAGGgtcctcccccagcccctcccaATGGGCTCTACCTGGCCCGGAAGGCTCTCAAGGGGCTACTGAAAGAGGCCGAGAAAGAGCTGAAGAAAgctcagaggcagggggagctcaTGGGCTGCCTGGCTTTGGGGGGTGGTGGGGAGCACCCTGAGCTGCACCGCCCAGGTCCACCTCCTCTCCGAGCAGCCCCACTCCTGCCCCCAGGAGCAAGAGggcttccccctcctcctcctcccctgccccctccacttcctcctcgtCTTCGGGAGGAGGCTGAAGAACAGGAAAGCACCTGCCCCATCTGTCTGGGGGAGATCCAGAATGCCAAGACATTGGAGAAGTGCCGGCACTCTTTCTGTGAGGGCTGCATCACGCGGGCCCTGCAGGTGAAAAAAGCCTGCCCCATGTGTGGCCGATTCTATGGGCAGCTGGTGGGCAACCAGCCCCAGAATGGGAGGATGCTGGTCTCCAAGGATGCTACCCTCCTGCTACCCAGCTATGAGAAGTACGGTACCATTGTCATCCAGTATGTCTTCCCGCCCGGTGTCCAGGGG gCTGAACACCCGAACCCAGGAGTTCGGTACCCTGGTACCACACGGGTGGCCTACCTCCCGGACTGCCCCGAGGGCAACAAGGTGCTGACCCTGTTCCGGAAGGCGTTTGACCAGCGTCTCACCTTCACTATCGGCACATCCATGACTACAGGGAGACCCAATGTCATCACTTGGAACGACATCCACCACAAGACCAGCTGCACAGGGGGACCCCAGCT GTTTGGGTATCCGGACCCCACCTACCTGACCAGGGTGCAAGAGGAACTGAGAGCCAAGGGTATCACAGATGACTGA